CTCTTCCATTCAGATCGTACTTGTATTATTCTCCAACAGTGCCATTTCCCCTCCTTGCAATCTTATCCAGTGCGTGCAGAGCCTCGTCGATGTCTCGCACGGGGATTACCTCCAGGCGTGTCGCGGCCTCCCTCGCTGCCCGTGCGTTTTCAGCGGGCACGAGGAAGTAGCGCGCCCCCGCACGCTCGGCGGCTGCCACCTTTTGCTTGACCCCGCCGACCGGGCCCACGGTCCCGTCCAGACTGATAGTGCCGGTTCCCGCGATGGTCTGGCCTGCCGTGAGGTCTCTCGGGTCAAGCTGGTCCAAGATCTCGAGGGTGAACATGAGCCCCGCCGAAGATCCCTTGATCTCGTGGGGGTTGATGGTGATCTCCACAGGTAGATCCTCAGTGACGCTCGGGCTCACAAGCACTCCAACCGCCGCCTGGGTGCGGTCCTCGGGGTGCGGAACCGTGGGGACTGTGAAATCCAGCGTCCGGCCTCCTCTCAATATGGTGAGATCAACCGGCGTTCCCGGGTGCCGCGCACCGATCCTTTTGACGACCTCCTCAGCGGTCCCCACAGGCTGCCCGTCCACGGCGAGGATCACGTCGCCTTCCTCGAGCAACCCCTGTGCCGGGCTGTCCTTTAACACCTCCTCGATGCGCACCACTGTTTCCACGTGGACCTCGTACCCGAGCTTTCGAAGGGCCACCGCCCCGGCCACCACCTCACTCTCGCGCATCATGCCCTCCATGATCTTTAGGTACTTGTTCGTGTCCATGCCGCGAGGGATCTCCTGGCTTCTCGGCACGAGATCCACCACGGGGGACACCGCAGCCGCAACGCACGACGCGAGGCTCGCCGGGCGGC
Above is a genomic segment from Bacillota bacterium containing:
- a CDS encoding PDZ domain-containing protein; translation: MLARGRRWGMVIGIVLLAGTSQAYLARNYVVISPGPAESLATMVRVEGGVRDAKGDFLLTAVTSRPASLASCVAAAVSPVVDLVPRSQEIPRGMDTNKYLKIMEGMMRESEVVAGAVALRKLGYEVHVETVVRIEEVLKDSPAQGLLEEGDVILAVDGQPVGTAEEVVKRIGARHPGTPVDLTILRGGRTLDFTVPTVPHPEDRTQAAVGVLVSPSVTEDLPVEITINPHEIKGSSAGLMFTLEILDQLDPRDLTAGQTIAGTGTISLDGTVGPVGGVKQKVAAAERAGARYFLVPAENARAAREAATRLEVIPVRDIDEALHALDKIARRGNGTVGE